The Desulfomicrobium escambiense DSM 10707 genomic sequence TCCATATTTCCAGCAACACCCCGTCGCAACCGAGAATCGCGGAGACAATATCTCCAAATTTTCAGCCGACGCTTCGAAAATGCACACACGTATCCGTGAGGGCTCTCGGAATTTGTGCATGAAATGGATCATTCCTTGAAGTCACTGCAAAAAATCTCAAACGAGCCCATGCGTCATTCCCCAGAGGGGTGGAATCTACTCTTTTCAAATCATTAAAAAAGTCGCCAGCCCCTTCTCCAAGGGCATGACGACTTTTTTCAATGACATCATTCCAAGATAATTCCGTCTCTCCACGGCCGGAACGTAGGGTGACCGGCCACCGAATGACGGATAAACCCACCGGGCGGAAATATTCTTTCCACCCGGCTTCCCTACAGCTACGACCGGTTATTTGCTCTTCTCTTCGCTCAGGTCCGTGACCTTCAAGTCCACGCCCAAGGTGTTCATCAACTGGGACATGGGCATGCACAGCCGGTAACGCGAAAAGGTGTGCGCCGTCATGCCGTTCAGGTAGACCTGCTGGGAACTGAACAGGCTCTTCTGCGCCGACACCAGATCCACCAGGGACCGCTGCCCCATGCGGAACTGGTCCGTGTAGCTCGTGACCACCTGCGCATTCTCGTCCGTCAGATTGCGCAGCACCGGGATGAGCTTGCCCGTCGCCTTGTAGAAGCTGTACGCCGTGCGCATGTCCTCCTCCACCTCTCGCTCAACCTTCAGGGCATCCTGTTCAACCCGAAGCTTGTCGTTCTTGGCTTTGCGCACCGCAGCCTCATCCGAACGACCGTTGTAGAGGTTGAAACTCAGCTCCAGCATGGCCGAAGCGTCGTGGTAGGTGGACTCATACCCGCCGGTGTTATCCGAACGACCGGCCGAAGCCTTGGCATAAAGTTTGGGCATGTACAGACCCTGGGCCGACTCGATCTCCTCTTCCTTCTGCTGTACGGCAAAACGGGCCGCCTTCAGGGCCCGGTTCCCGTCGCGAGCCAGTTCAAGGGCTATGGCCTCGCTCTGCGGAATGGTATGTAGCGGAGGGTCAGGCATGGTCAGGGCTCCGGGCTTGGAACCGAAGAACCTGGCATAACCGGCCTCGGCATCCTCCAGAGCCTGGTCCGCCTGGATGAGACGGGAACGGGCCTCCTCAAGGGCCGCCTCGGC encodes the following:
- a CDS encoding TolC family outer membrane protein encodes the protein MKFGKLSRDVLMWMSYSLFVLFAPSLSFGQAVVIEERGPGIKPLGAVGVESLLNDVSRGGVSLNSEIQAAMDSNPEFLSGKHAYAASHEAYLQSYGALLPQLDFTARGGYGVRRNDTTVTMYSDGQGEGLSNEQRLVLSQLLFDGGLTSSKVAADKLHSKSKKEELYNTAEDVGLSATQYFMDVLRTRALVDLCRSNIAEHEKLLDLTRIRLSGGGGTQADVTQAEAALEEARSRLIQADQALEDAEAGYARFFGSKPGALTMPDPPLHTIPQSEAIALELARDGNRALKAARFAVQQKEEEIESAQGLYMPKLYAKASAGRSDNTGGYESTYHDASAMLELSFNLYNGRSDEAAVRKAKNDKLRVEQDALKVEREVEEDMRTAYSFYKATGKLIPVLRNLTDENAQVVTSYTDQFRMGQRSLVDLVSAQKSLFSSQQVYLNGMTAHTFSRYRLCMPMSQLMNTLGVDLKVTDLSEEKSK